A window of the Archocentrus centrarchus isolate MPI-CPG fArcCen1 chromosome 17, fArcCen1, whole genome shotgun sequence genome harbors these coding sequences:
- the LOC115795973 gene encoding cullin-3-like isoform X1: MSNLKGGTKKDTKMRIRAFPMTMDEKYVNNIWDLLKNAIQEIQRKNNSGLSFEELYRNAYTMVLHKHGEKLYTGLREVVTEHLINKVREDVLNSLNNNFLQTLNQAWNDHQTAMVMIRDILMYMDRVYVQQNNVENVYNLGLIIFRDQVVRYGCIRDHLRQTLLDMIARERKGEVVDRGAIRNACQMLMILGLDSRSVYEEDFEGPFLDMSAEFFQMESQKFLAENSASVYIKKVEARINEEIERVMHCLDKSTEEPIVKVVERELISKHMKTIVEMENSGLVHMLKNGKTEDLACMYKLFSRVPNGLKTMCECMSSYLREQGKALVSEEGEGKNPVDYIQGLLDLKTRFDRFLLEAFNNDRLFKQTIAGDFEYFLNLNSRSPEYLSLFIDDKLKKGVKGLTEQEVESILDKAMVLFRFMQEKDVFERYYKQHLGRRLLSNKSVSDDSEKNMISKLKTECGCQFTSKLEGMFRDMSISNTTMDEFRQHIQTTSASLSGVDLTVRVLTTGYWPTQSATPKCTIPPAPRHAFEVFRRFYLAKHSGRQLTLQHHMGGADLNATFYGAVKKEDGSELGMGGAQVTGSNTRKHILQVSTFQMTILMLFNNREKCTFEEIQQETDIPERELVRALQSLACGKPTQRILTKEPKSKEIENGHVFTVNDQFTSRLHRVKIQTVAAKQGESDPERKETRQKVDDDRKHEIEAAIVRIMKSRKKMQHNVLVAEVTQQLRARFLPSPVVIKKRIEGLIEREYLARTPEDRKVYTYVA; this comes from the exons ATGTCCAACCTCAAAGGCGGCACCAAGAAGGACACCAAGATGAGGATACGAGCCTTTCCC ATGACAATGGATGAGAAATATGTGAACAACATCTGGGACCTTCTAAAAAATGCCATCCAGGAGATTCAGAGGAAAAACAACAGTGGACTGAGCTTTGAGGAGCTGTACAGGAACGCCTACACCATGGTTCtccacaaacatggggagaagcTGTACACAGGCCTGAGGGAGGTTGTCACTGAGCACCTCATCAACAAA GTACGGGAAGATGTCCTAAACtccttaaataataattttctgcaaacactgaatcaGGCCTGGAATGACCACCAGACTGCCATGGTTATGATCAGAGACATCCTCATGTACATG GACAGGGTCTACGTTCAGCAAAACAATGTGGAGAATGTGTACAACCTTGGCCTCATCATATTCAGGGACCAGGTGGTTCGCTATGGCTGCATTCGGGACCACCTACGGCAGACATTACTGGACATGATTGCAcgggagagaaagggagaggttGTAGATAG GGGGGCCATCAGAAACGCCTGCCAGATGCTGATGATTCTTGGCCTGGACAGCAGGTCTGTATATGAGGAGGACTTTGAGGGTCCTTTCTTAGACATGTCAGCTGAATTTTTCCAG ATGGAAAGCCAAAAGTTCTTAGCAGAAAACAGTGCCAGTGTCTACATAAAGAAGGTAGAGGCCAGAATCAATGAAGAGATCGAGCGAGTTATGCATTGCCTTGACAAGTCCACAGAGGAACCCATTGTCAAGGTAGTGGAAAGGGAACTAATttcaaaacacatgaaaaccaTTGTGGAGATGGAGAACTCCGGCCTGGTCCATATGCTTAAGAACGGCAAGACGGAAG ATCTGGCATGCATGTACAAACTGTTCAGTCGTGTGCCAAATGGCCTGAAAACAATGTGCGAGTGCATGAGCTCTTATTTGAGGGAGCAAGGCAAGGCTTTGGTGTCAGAAGAGGGAGAGGGCAAGAACCCTGTTGACTATATTCAG GGTTTGCTAGACCTGAAAACACGATTTGATCGTTTCCTCCTCGAGGCCTTCAACAATGACAGACTCTTCAAGCAAACTATAGCTGGAGACTTTGAGTATTTCCTGAACCTCAACTCCCGCTCTCCAGAGTACCTGTCACTCTTTATTGATGATAAGCTGAAGAAGGGAGTTAAAGGG TTGACAGAACAGGAGGTGGAGTCAATTCTTGACAAGGCCATGGTGTTGTTCAGGTTTATGCAGGAGAAGGACGTGTTTGAAAGGTACTACAAGCAGCATTTGGGTCGTCGGCTGCTCAGCAACAAGAGTGTCTCAGACGATTCAGAAAAGAACATGATCTCTAAGCTCAAG ACAGAGTGCGGCTGTCAGTTCACCTCAAAACTGGAAGGGATGTTCAGAGACATGAGCATCTCCAACACTACCATGGATGAGTTCAGGCAACACATACAAACCACATCA GCATCTTTAAGTGGTGTGGACCTCACAGTAAGAGTCCTAACTACTGGCTACTGGCCCACGCAGTCTGCAACGCCCAAATGCACCATCCCCCCAGCCCCCAGACACGCCTTTGAAGTTTTCAGACG ATTTTACCTAGCTAAGCACAGTGGTAGACAGCTCACATTGCAGCATCACATGGGAGGTGCTGACCTAAACGCAACTTTCTACGGAGCTGTTAAAAAG GAGGATGGTTCAGAGTTGGGTATGGGAGGTGCCCAGGTGACAGGGTCTAACACCCGGAAGCACATACTACAGGTCTCCACCTTCCAGATGACCATCCTCATGCTCTTCAACAACAGAGAAAAGTGCACTTTTGAG GAGATTCAGCAGGAGACTGATATTCCAGAGCGAGAGTTGGTGCGAGCATTACAGTCTTTGGCGTGCGGGAAACCGACACAGCGAATTCTCACCAAGGAGCCCAAGTCCAAGGAGATAGAAAATGGACACGTGTTTACAGTCAATGATCAGTTTACCTCCAGACTGCACAGAGTCAAAATTCAGACAG TTGCTGCTAAACAAGGTGAATCAGACCCTGAACGGAAAGAGACTCGGCAGAAAGTGGACGATGACAGGAAGCACGAGATTGAGGCGGCCATTGTCCGAATCATGAAGTCAAGAAAGAAGATGCAGCACAATGTCCTGGTGGCAGAG GTGACCCAGCAGCTGCGGGCACGTTTTCTTCCAAGCCCTGTGGTAATCAAAAAGCGGATAGAAGGACTTATAGAAAGAGAATATTTGGCGAGGACACCGGAGGATCGTAAAGTGTACACATACGTTGCATAG
- the LOC115795973 gene encoding cullin-3-like isoform X2, with protein MTMDEKYVNNIWDLLKNAIQEIQRKNNSGLSFEELYRNAYTMVLHKHGEKLYTGLREVVTEHLINKVREDVLNSLNNNFLQTLNQAWNDHQTAMVMIRDILMYMDRVYVQQNNVENVYNLGLIIFRDQVVRYGCIRDHLRQTLLDMIARERKGEVVDRGAIRNACQMLMILGLDSRSVYEEDFEGPFLDMSAEFFQMESQKFLAENSASVYIKKVEARINEEIERVMHCLDKSTEEPIVKVVERELISKHMKTIVEMENSGLVHMLKNGKTEDLACMYKLFSRVPNGLKTMCECMSSYLREQGKALVSEEGEGKNPVDYIQGLLDLKTRFDRFLLEAFNNDRLFKQTIAGDFEYFLNLNSRSPEYLSLFIDDKLKKGVKGLTEQEVESILDKAMVLFRFMQEKDVFERYYKQHLGRRLLSNKSVSDDSEKNMISKLKTECGCQFTSKLEGMFRDMSISNTTMDEFRQHIQTTSASLSGVDLTVRVLTTGYWPTQSATPKCTIPPAPRHAFEVFRRFYLAKHSGRQLTLQHHMGGADLNATFYGAVKKEDGSELGMGGAQVTGSNTRKHILQVSTFQMTILMLFNNREKCTFEEIQQETDIPERELVRALQSLACGKPTQRILTKEPKSKEIENGHVFTVNDQFTSRLHRVKIQTVAAKQGESDPERKETRQKVDDDRKHEIEAAIVRIMKSRKKMQHNVLVAEVTQQLRARFLPSPVVIKKRIEGLIEREYLARTPEDRKVYTYVA; from the exons ATGACAATGGATGAGAAATATGTGAACAACATCTGGGACCTTCTAAAAAATGCCATCCAGGAGATTCAGAGGAAAAACAACAGTGGACTGAGCTTTGAGGAGCTGTACAGGAACGCCTACACCATGGTTCtccacaaacatggggagaagcTGTACACAGGCCTGAGGGAGGTTGTCACTGAGCACCTCATCAACAAA GTACGGGAAGATGTCCTAAACtccttaaataataattttctgcaaacactgaatcaGGCCTGGAATGACCACCAGACTGCCATGGTTATGATCAGAGACATCCTCATGTACATG GACAGGGTCTACGTTCAGCAAAACAATGTGGAGAATGTGTACAACCTTGGCCTCATCATATTCAGGGACCAGGTGGTTCGCTATGGCTGCATTCGGGACCACCTACGGCAGACATTACTGGACATGATTGCAcgggagagaaagggagaggttGTAGATAG GGGGGCCATCAGAAACGCCTGCCAGATGCTGATGATTCTTGGCCTGGACAGCAGGTCTGTATATGAGGAGGACTTTGAGGGTCCTTTCTTAGACATGTCAGCTGAATTTTTCCAG ATGGAAAGCCAAAAGTTCTTAGCAGAAAACAGTGCCAGTGTCTACATAAAGAAGGTAGAGGCCAGAATCAATGAAGAGATCGAGCGAGTTATGCATTGCCTTGACAAGTCCACAGAGGAACCCATTGTCAAGGTAGTGGAAAGGGAACTAATttcaaaacacatgaaaaccaTTGTGGAGATGGAGAACTCCGGCCTGGTCCATATGCTTAAGAACGGCAAGACGGAAG ATCTGGCATGCATGTACAAACTGTTCAGTCGTGTGCCAAATGGCCTGAAAACAATGTGCGAGTGCATGAGCTCTTATTTGAGGGAGCAAGGCAAGGCTTTGGTGTCAGAAGAGGGAGAGGGCAAGAACCCTGTTGACTATATTCAG GGTTTGCTAGACCTGAAAACACGATTTGATCGTTTCCTCCTCGAGGCCTTCAACAATGACAGACTCTTCAAGCAAACTATAGCTGGAGACTTTGAGTATTTCCTGAACCTCAACTCCCGCTCTCCAGAGTACCTGTCACTCTTTATTGATGATAAGCTGAAGAAGGGAGTTAAAGGG TTGACAGAACAGGAGGTGGAGTCAATTCTTGACAAGGCCATGGTGTTGTTCAGGTTTATGCAGGAGAAGGACGTGTTTGAAAGGTACTACAAGCAGCATTTGGGTCGTCGGCTGCTCAGCAACAAGAGTGTCTCAGACGATTCAGAAAAGAACATGATCTCTAAGCTCAAG ACAGAGTGCGGCTGTCAGTTCACCTCAAAACTGGAAGGGATGTTCAGAGACATGAGCATCTCCAACACTACCATGGATGAGTTCAGGCAACACATACAAACCACATCA GCATCTTTAAGTGGTGTGGACCTCACAGTAAGAGTCCTAACTACTGGCTACTGGCCCACGCAGTCTGCAACGCCCAAATGCACCATCCCCCCAGCCCCCAGACACGCCTTTGAAGTTTTCAGACG ATTTTACCTAGCTAAGCACAGTGGTAGACAGCTCACATTGCAGCATCACATGGGAGGTGCTGACCTAAACGCAACTTTCTACGGAGCTGTTAAAAAG GAGGATGGTTCAGAGTTGGGTATGGGAGGTGCCCAGGTGACAGGGTCTAACACCCGGAAGCACATACTACAGGTCTCCACCTTCCAGATGACCATCCTCATGCTCTTCAACAACAGAGAAAAGTGCACTTTTGAG GAGATTCAGCAGGAGACTGATATTCCAGAGCGAGAGTTGGTGCGAGCATTACAGTCTTTGGCGTGCGGGAAACCGACACAGCGAATTCTCACCAAGGAGCCCAAGTCCAAGGAGATAGAAAATGGACACGTGTTTACAGTCAATGATCAGTTTACCTCCAGACTGCACAGAGTCAAAATTCAGACAG TTGCTGCTAAACAAGGTGAATCAGACCCTGAACGGAAAGAGACTCGGCAGAAAGTGGACGATGACAGGAAGCACGAGATTGAGGCGGCCATTGTCCGAATCATGAAGTCAAGAAAGAAGATGCAGCACAATGTCCTGGTGGCAGAG GTGACCCAGCAGCTGCGGGCACGTTTTCTTCCAAGCCCTGTGGTAATCAAAAAGCGGATAGAAGGACTTATAGAAAGAGAATATTTGGCGAGGACACCGGAGGATCGTAAAGTGTACACATACGTTGCATAG
- the LOC115795974 gene encoding dehydrogenase/reductase SDR family member 12-like, translating into MLFPARVGREQQAHPSQPASCDPDLSHSCLDEDWKTGALFWDCSSSENMSLYRNAIWFLNGIQQYTRKGYEAASKGFEPQDLDVSVVGRSFMITGANSGIGKATAMAIAKKGGTVHMVCRNKDKAEEAKEDIVTKSGNTEVYIHIVDMSQTHNVWEFAEAFKKQYPSLNVLINNAGCMVHKREVNAEGLEKNFATNTMGVYILTQTLIPLIQKSRDPRVITVSSGGMLVQKLKVDDLQSEKCYFDGIMVYAQNKRQQVVLTEQWAKANPVIHFSVMHPGWVDTPAVSTSMPQFHQMMGDRLRTVEQGADTIVWLALSRVASRKRSGQFFQDRKPVPTHLPLAWTHSSAEECRSFMTQLENLAKAVQSQPDADPVGPSRPQFV; encoded by the exons atgttatTCCCGGCCAGAGTCGGCAGAGAGCAGCAAGCGCATCCCTCTCAGCCTGCCTCATGTGATCCTGATCTGTCACACAGCTGCCTGGACGAGGACTGGAAAACTGGTGCACTTTTCTGGGATTGTTCCTCATCTGAAAACATGTCTCTGTACCGAAATGCCATCTGGTTTTTGAATGGGATCCAGCAATATACAAG GAAGGGATATGAGGCAGCATCTAAAGGGTTTGAGCCCCAGGACCTGGACGTATCAGTTGTGGGGAGGTCTTTTATGATTACCGGAGCCAACAGTGGAATTGGAAAAGCAACAGCCATGGCTATAGCCAAGAAAG GTGGCACAGTCCACATGGTGTGTAGGAACAAAGATAAAGCAGAAGAGGCCAAAGAAGACATTGTCACTAAGTCTGGGAACACG GAGGTATACATCCATATTGTGGACATGTCCCAGACACACAACGTCTGGGAGTTTGCAGAGGCCTTCAAGAAGCAGTATCCATCACTGAATGTGTTG ATAAACAATGCAGGGTGTATGGTGCACAAGAGAGAGGTGAATGCTGAGGGGCTGGAGAAGAACTTTGCCACCAACACCATGG GGGTGTATATTCTCACTCAGACTCTTATACCACTTATACAGAAGAGCCGGGATCCAAGAGTG ATCACTGTGTCCTCAGGAGGCATGCTGGTACAGAAACTCAAAGTTGATGACTTGCAGTCAGAGAAATGCTACTTTGATGGCATTATGGTCTACGCACAGAACAAG AGACAGCAGGTGGTGCTGACAGAACAGTGGGCCAAAGCCAATCCTGTCATCCACTTTTCTGTAATGCATCCGGGCTGGGTAGATACCCCAG CTGTTTCTACATCCATGCCTCAGTTCCACCAGATGATGGGGGACAGGCTGCGTACTGTAGAACAAGGAGCTGACACCATCGTGTGGTTGGCCTTGTCCAGAGTTGCTTCCAGAAAACGCAGCGGGCAGTTCTTTCAAG ATCGGAAGCCTGTTCCCACCCACCTCCCTCTGGCTTGGACTCACAGTTCGGCCGAAGAGTGTCGGAGTTTCATGACTCAGCTGGAGAATCTGGCCAAAGCTGTGCAGTCACAACCTGACGCAGATCCCGTGGGACCTTCTAGACCTCAGTTTGTCTAG
- the LOC115796067 gene encoding AP-1 complex subunit sigma-3-like isoform X2, whose amino-acid sequence MMRFLLLFSRQGKLRLQKWFTSMSDREKKKIIRDMTTMVLARQARSCNFLQWKDLKIIYKRYASLYFCLAVESQENELLALEIIHRYVELLDKYFGNVCELDIIFNFEKAYFILDEFLMGGEIQETSKQIVNRSIEASDMLQETLEEYMSKPAF is encoded by the exons ATG ATGCGCTTCTTGCTGCTCTTCAGTCGCCAGGGGAAGCTGCGTCTGCAGAAGTGGTTCACATCGATGTCAGATCgtgagaagaagaagatcaTCAGGGACATGACCACCATGGTGTTGGCTCGGCAGGCACGTTCCTGCAACTTCCTGCAGTGGAAAGACCTGAAGATTATTTATAAGAG GTATGCAAGCCTGTATTTCTGTTTGGCTGTAGAGAGCCAGGAAAATGAGCTGCTAGCCCTGGAGATTATTCATCGCTACGTGGAGCTGCTAGACAAATACTTTGGCAAT GTGTGTGAGCTGGACATAATCTTTAACTTTGAGAAGGCCTATTTTATCCTGGATGAGTTTCTAATGGGAGGGGAGATCCAGGAAACCTCCAAACAGATTGTGAATCGCTCCATTGAAGCTTCAGACATGTTACAGGAG ACGTTGGAGGAGTACATGAGCAAACCTGCATTTTAG
- the LOC115796067 gene encoding AP-1 complex subunit sigma-1A-like isoform X1, with product MMRFLLLFSRQGKLRLQKWFTSMSDREKKKIIRDMTTMVLARQARSCNFLQWKDLKIIYKRYASLYFCLAVESQENELLALEIIHRYVELLDKYFGNVCELDIIFNFEKAYFILDEFLMGGEIQETSKQIVNRSIEASDMLQEDDSSEWYEVELFG from the exons ATG ATGCGCTTCTTGCTGCTCTTCAGTCGCCAGGGGAAGCTGCGTCTGCAGAAGTGGTTCACATCGATGTCAGATCgtgagaagaagaagatcaTCAGGGACATGACCACCATGGTGTTGGCTCGGCAGGCACGTTCCTGCAACTTCCTGCAGTGGAAAGACCTGAAGATTATTTATAAGAG GTATGCAAGCCTGTATTTCTGTTTGGCTGTAGAGAGCCAGGAAAATGAGCTGCTAGCCCTGGAGATTATTCATCGCTACGTGGAGCTGCTAGACAAATACTTTGGCAAT GTGTGTGAGCTGGACATAATCTTTAACTTTGAGAAGGCCTATTTTATCCTGGATGAGTTTCTAATGGGAGGGGAGATCCAGGAAACCTCCAAACAGATTGTGAATCGCTCCATTGAAGCTTCAGACATGTTACAGGAG GATGACAGCAGTGAGTGGTATGAGGTGGAGCTGTTTGGATGA
- the scg2b gene encoding secretogranin-2b, which translates to MLHFHHKLPAGGAVVLLAFLLHGCAVQAASLSRHYRLRGGESDGQPAAYPPSSDMIKALEYIENLKQQRNGGQPEPVDYDEVEKFRVLLQLASQQDEGPGDHQPSPGMQRQDITAEQLMKALLRSLQDQTGKDTKLSPAPPPRNDRRAHRHRTKDTEMPESAPVDYGNFPRPHKKYPLMFEDEENTDASKRATEDLDEQYTPQSLANLRSIFDELGRMPTISGQKRDGDDGEEEEDRLSLRNQAYEDVAGGEEWVPVEEREEAEEMVNGSHEEMDRALGEQEESEREQMQRRANQNQEEADDDTKLIDYYLLKVLEMSDQTQKRDKTGDQKKRLIRPSIVDPRTVKELLELSLKLHVPPQDLIDMLLTEELRKLHRDPQAAARYTNAGQTPKIRYFSRRLPLKSKTAPDDMDREDFLDIIGVETISNEYPVVQRPMKTPQPSDRIPVASNPAANSGPVKIPPPSGRRENLFLSELNKMPLKREADGADDDDDGGDVEDEVTTYLAAKILTEYPNTITKRDTQAQLKGQFPYELYERAMDYLGQADSEKRPLAKRETETAIEENVKPTEMQGKEKITAKTSAPQTVNEEEEHREKTVAGM; encoded by the coding sequence ATGCTGCATTTCCACCACAAGTTGCCCGCGGGGGGAGCCGTGGTCCTGCTCGCCTTCCTCCTTCATGGATGCGCCGTGCAGGCTGCGTCTCTCTCCCGTCACTACAGGCTCCGAGGCGGGGAGAGCGATGGGCAGCCCGCTGCGTATCCACCCAGCTCCGACATGATCAAAGCCCTGGAGTACATTGAAAACCTGAAACAGCAGCGAAACGGGGGCCAACCTGAACCCGTGGATTACGACGAAGTGGAGAAGTTCAGGGTCCTACTTCAGCTCGCCTCGCAGCAGGACGAGGGTCCCGGGGACCATCAGCCTTCCCCAGGCATGCAGAGGCAGGACATTACCGCTGAGCAGTTGATGAAAGCACTGCTCAGGTCTCTCCAGGATCAGACCGGGAAAGACACAAAGCTTAGCCCCGCACCGCCGCCAAGAAACGACCGCCGCGCGCACAGGCACCGCACCAAAGATACTGAAATGCCCGAGAGCGCACCGGTAGATTACGGCAATTTCCCCAGACCCCACAAGAAGTACCCGCTGATGTTTGAGGACGAGGAAAATACCGACGCTTCCAAGCGGGCTACCGAGGACCTGGATGAGCAGTACACACCCCAGAGCCTCGCCAATTTACGGTCCATCTTCGATGAGCTCGGTAGAATGCCCACAATCTCTGGCCAGAAGAGAGACGGGGATGAcggggaagaagaagaggatagGCTCAGCCTGAGAAACCAGGCCTATGAGGATGTGGCCGGAGGCGAGGAGTGGGTCCCAGTGGAGGAGAGGGAAGAGGCGGAGGAGATGGTCAATGGGAGCCACGAAGAAATGGACAGGGCGCTTGGTGAACAGGAGGAATCAGAGAGGGAGCAGATGCAACGCCGGGCCAACCAGAACCAAGAAGAGGCTGACGATGACACTAAGCTGATAGATTATTACCTGTTGAAGGTCCTGGAGATGAGCGACCAGACACAGAAGAGGGATAAGACCGGTGACCAGAAAAAGAGACTGATCCGTCCCTCAATCGTGGATCCTCGGACAGTGAAGGAATTGCTGGAGCTCTCCCTGAAACTGCACGTCCCTCCGCAAGATCTTATCGATATGCTGCTCACCGAGGAGCTCAGAAAGCTCCACCGCGATCCCCAAGCCGCAGCTCGCTACACCAATGCCGGCCAAACCCCCAAGATAAGGTACTTCAGCCGCAGACTGCCGCTGAAAAGCAAGACTGCCCCTGATGATATGGACAGAGAAGACTTTTTAGACATCATCGGGGTAGAGACAATCAGTAACGAGTATCCCGTGGTACAGAGACCCATGAAGACCCCTCAGCCCTCAGACAGAATCCCAGTGGCGTCCAACCCTGCAGCAAATTCAGGTCCCGTTAAAATCCCGCCTCCCTCCGGACGCAGGGAGAATCTGTTTCTCTCCGAGCTCAACAAAATGCCCCTAAAGCGTGAGGCCGACGGTGCTGACGATGACGATGATGGTGGTGACGTGGAAGACGAGGTGACAACATACCTGGCTGCCAAAATCCTCACAGAGTACCCCAACACCATCACCAAACGGGACACCCAGGCGCAGCTGAAGGGGCAGTTCCCCTACGAGCTGTACGAGCGCGCTATGGACTACTTGGGGCAAGCGGACAGTGAGAAAAGGCCACTGGCCAAGAGGGAAACCGAGACAGCCATAGAGGAGAACGTAAAGCCTACAGAGATGCAGGGGAAAGAGAAGATAACGGCCAAAACCTCGGCCCCTCAAACCGTaaatgaagaggaggagcaccGTGAAAAAACAGTGGCCGGGATGTAG